The Verrucomicrobium spinosum DSM 4136 = JCM 18804 genome includes a region encoding these proteins:
- a CDS encoding CmpA/NrtA family ABC transporter substrate-binding protein, which yields MKSTTSIPALSATPAPNKVRVGFIALADCAPLLIADELGLFEKHGVEVELSREVGWATIREKILYGQIDAAHSIAGLALSLRLGLEGAVCPAICPFVFNLHGDAITLSMNLWHRGVRDAQSLQKLIRSTPQSLFTFAIVARTSSHNFLIRRWLKSGGIDPDRDVRLVVLPPTQMAGSLNAGLIDGYCVGEPWNSLSIVHGTGWCPAISEDIMPGHPEKILLTTEHFAAKRPEALECDDPGAPGGVRILRQAGETAAHHRDSHRWRPPARGSRHSGALSHRPV from the coding sequence GTGAAATCCACCACATCCATCCCAGCCCTGAGCGCCACACCTGCCCCCAACAAGGTGCGTGTGGGATTCATTGCCCTGGCCGACTGCGCCCCGTTGCTCATCGCGGATGAGCTGGGCTTGTTTGAGAAACACGGGGTGGAGGTGGAACTGAGCCGGGAGGTCGGCTGGGCCACCATCCGGGAAAAAATCCTCTACGGGCAGATCGATGCCGCGCACTCCATCGCCGGTCTGGCCCTCTCCCTCCGCCTCGGCCTGGAGGGCGCGGTCTGCCCGGCGATCTGCCCCTTTGTCTTCAACCTGCATGGCGATGCGATCACGCTGAGCATGAATCTCTGGCACCGTGGGGTGCGGGATGCGCAGTCCCTCCAGAAGCTCATCCGCAGCACGCCGCAGAGTCTTTTCACCTTTGCCATCGTTGCCCGCACGTCCTCGCATAATTTCCTCATCCGCCGCTGGCTGAAGAGCGGGGGCATCGATCCCGACCGCGATGTGCGTCTGGTGGTGCTGCCGCCCACCCAGATGGCGGGTTCCCTGAACGCAGGCCTCATCGATGGCTACTGCGTGGGAGAGCCCTGGAATTCCCTCTCCATCGTTCACGGCACCGGTTGGTGCCCCGCCATCAGTGAGGACATCATGCCCGGCCATCCGGAAAAGATCCTCCTCACCACGGAGCACTTCGCCGCCAAAAGGCCCGAGGCACTGGAATGCGATGATCCGGGCGCTCCAGGAGGCGTGCGAATACTGCGACAAGCCGGAGAAACCGCCGCGCATCATCGAGATTCTCACCGGTGGCGGCCACCTGCGCGTGGATCCCGGCATTCTGGGGCTCTCTCTCATCGGCCCGTTTGA
- a CDS encoding MFS transporter, producing the protein MKFADLKNSGHWPTLLTTFLYFDFSFMVWTVLGPLGAQIGESLHLDAGQKGLMVAVPILSGAILRLVLGMLVDRIGAKTTGTLAQIIVMLGLAGAWLLGVQSFATVLTLGFVLGFAGASFAVALPQAGRWYPPRLQGVVMGLAGAGNVGVVLDSLIAPRLANAYGWQSVFGFSLIPAILVFIAYILISKEAPGEFKKKKVRDYVNLLKEKDAHWFCFYYTVSFGGFVGLASYYVLYFKSEFGLTAVHAGDYAAACTFIGAILRPVGGGLADRFGGIRSLLAFYSLAAVGLVAAAFTHHEYGNLALFLVISGALGMANGSVFQLLPQRFGKDLGVMTGLVGCGGGVGGFYLATSLGYAKNATGSCSVGFLVFAGLCVLAICGLALVKNRWRTTWGALTEARI; encoded by the coding sequence ATGAAATTCGCCGACCTTAAGAACTCCGGGCACTGGCCCACCCTGCTCACCACGTTCCTGTACTTTGACTTCAGCTTCATGGTGTGGACCGTGCTGGGTCCCCTGGGCGCGCAGATCGGCGAGTCACTGCATCTGGATGCCGGGCAGAAGGGGCTGATGGTGGCCGTGCCGATCCTTTCCGGGGCCATCCTCCGCCTCGTGCTGGGCATGCTGGTGGACCGCATTGGAGCCAAGACCACCGGGACTCTGGCGCAGATCATCGTGATGCTGGGCCTGGCCGGAGCCTGGCTGCTGGGGGTGCAGAGCTTTGCCACCGTGCTCACGCTCGGCTTTGTCCTCGGGTTCGCCGGGGCCAGCTTCGCCGTGGCGCTGCCGCAGGCAGGTCGCTGGTATCCGCCGCGTCTCCAGGGTGTGGTGATGGGCCTGGCGGGTGCGGGCAACGTGGGCGTGGTGCTGGACAGCCTGATCGCCCCCCGTCTGGCCAATGCCTACGGCTGGCAGAGCGTGTTTGGTTTTTCCTTGATCCCGGCCATCCTGGTCTTCATCGCCTACATCCTCATTTCCAAGGAGGCTCCCGGTGAGTTCAAGAAGAAGAAGGTGCGGGACTACGTGAACCTGCTGAAGGAGAAGGACGCCCACTGGTTCTGCTTCTACTACACGGTCAGCTTTGGCGGCTTCGTGGGTCTGGCCAGCTACTACGTGCTGTATTTCAAGAGCGAGTTCGGCCTCACTGCGGTGCATGCGGGTGACTACGCAGCCGCCTGCACCTTCATCGGTGCCATCCTCCGGCCCGTGGGTGGTGGTCTGGCAGACCGGTTCGGCGGCATCCGCTCGCTCCTCGCCTTCTACTCCCTGGCGGCCGTCGGTCTGGTGGCAGCAGCTTTCACGCACCATGAATATGGCAACCTGGCCCTCTTCCTGGTCATCAGCGGGGCGCTCGGTATGGCGAACGGTTCCGTGTTCCAGCTCCTGCCCCAGCGCTTTGGCAAGGACCTGGGCGTCATGACCGGCCTCGTGGGCTGCGGCGGCGGGGTGGGCGGCTTCTACCTGGCCACCTCCCTGGGCTACGCGAAGAACGCCACCGGCTCCTGCAGCGTGGGCTTCCTGGTCTTTGCCGGTCTTTGCGTGCTGGCCATCTGCGGCCTGGCTCTGGTGAAGAACCGCTGGCGCACCACCTGGGGTGCCCTCACCGAGGCCCGCATCTGA